In Brassica napus cultivar Da-Ae chromosome C2, Da-Ae, whole genome shotgun sequence, the sequence ATCCATGACTCAAATCTTTTTAATGAACTGGAATTGAAAACATTATCAAGAGAAACTGAcccttataaatttatataatagttCATAACAAATTCACACTTTTATATCTTTAGATTATACACAAACAATTCATATAATTAGTAACCATAATGATGAATgcttaatgaaaataaaataataacattagACGCAACGTTGTAGAGGCAATCAAGAGAAATCAAATGTACTAAAAATACACAACAACAAACTAGATTATCTTCCTCGTCATtcaaaatgttatttatttctCATAAAAACATTTACTACTTATCATACACTTAATCAATATcattattaacaaaaaattcataaatactTAAATGCCTTACATAGATTACTATTATACATTctttatatttctaatttggataaaagaataaataaaataaatttctatatatatgattcttttAATTTGGACTCAAAACCCTAGGTCACATACACATGACATTTACGATACATAATATTCATGGACACGTTTCATATCTCATCTCTCTTTCTAGATATTGACCAATAATGATCCCACATATGACTATTACTAGATATTTTCATTTCATACTATCCACCAAAGCTATATTTCCTCTTACCAAATTCTGATCATTTCCTACCCCAGAGTAAATCAGCTGACCAGACTTGAAAATGTTGTTGTATTCACTTCCTTCTGAAGCTACTATGCTTGTAGCCAAAAACAATCCGGGACGAGTTTCTTTGTAGTTGATACCACTCATCATTCCGAAGTGAATTCCAACCAAAGTCAGCTCGGTCTGGTAGTCAAACTTGTCCCCAACTTTGAAATTGACCCTCTGTCATTGTTTCAAAACCTAATCAAGAAAGTGGACAAAAATTATGGAGaaacaaatgatttttttttttcttaattttggcGATTATCTAGTCTAGCTGCAAAATTggccaaagaaaaaaaagaacaagtcATTGAAAAGGTTATTTAATCTCATAATAATAATTACTTGATCATACACTTAATCATTATCTTTATTAACAAAAGGTTCATAAACACTAAAATGCCTTACAtagattactattatttaaagaGCCTAAAAgtgtttatagataaaaaaaaccaaTGAAAATTCATGAAATTAACTAAACATTCAGACTTGTAGTTCTTGTTGTTGACAAAACCTAAATTTCAATTGACAAGGTTCTGATCATGAGCTTCTTGTCCTTTACGGGAGTTTATTAATCCATCATACTTGAATATGTCAATGTATTCAGTTCCTTCCAAGCCCGTgtttagcttctttttttctttattgtcAATCCCGCTCATGAGTCTAAAATGAAGACCAATCAAACTAAGCTCAGACTTGTAATTGAACTGGTCACCAACTTCGATTCTCAGAATGTTTCCGATTCTAGTTTCAGAGTTCACACTCATCTTCTCCCTCATGAGAATAGTTCTCACGTCATGGTCAATCCTAGTTGTGAGCCTTGCTTCTTTATCCACTAAGAGGCCGAAATGAGGACCAGCTAGAAAGATTAGCCTTATATTGGACTGGATTCATGATAGTTGATTAGACTAAATCAATATGGATGGggctaaaaaaaatgtttcactCTCCTCTCTCAAAGAGAATAGTTTTCATGTCATGGTTAATCCTACTTTTCAGCCTTGCTGCTTTATCCACTAAATTCTCTTTGTAGGCAACTTGAAAAGACCAAGAGCCTTGAGGAATTTCTCATGCGAGCTAAGATTCTGTGGCACATAAAAGGAATGACGCCAAGGTGTCTTTGACTCTAAGATCTACACATTTTAACTTTACTACTCACTAACCTCTGGTGAAAATACTGTTGAGATTCTGCCAAAATATAAAGGAGAGTACTTACAATAGTTAGTGATACTAGTAAAATAAGCTGAAAATTTAATTTCCAATAGAAATGTCTTGTTTTCtctaattttgaaaaatccattaattaatattcatattTAACGTTACAGTATACTATTTCAGCAACGAAataatgttattaatttttttatataaagaatGTCGTTTTTATCTTTGATGaagaattttaaacaaaaatctaatttaacCTTATTGTTTTAGTTTACTAATTAGAAGATTTTTAGTGTGTGTGAATAGAAGATAAAATAGATTCTCAAGATCTTTTCTAAAacaatgtatgaaaaaaaaaatcaagcgaAACTATTTGTGAAAAGAGGGAATATATACTTTTGAATTTGACTTTCCCACTAAACACAAATAGTGCTAATTCATAGCTACATacttcataaatttatatatgtatatcattTGGGTTTTGAGATTTAACAAGACATAAGAACATGtccaatgataatatattaaTGGATATCTagcagtaaaaaaataaaataaaaaaaattagaagagAGAGAACTAGTTCGTCTGCAAGAAACTGTCGGGACTTTTCTATTCATATGTCATCACTAAATACATCACGTGCCACTTGTCCTCATccaataatttagttatttgatttatattaaaaattaactatttaattaaaatattaatattttgcaCTTAAGAACTTCTATTTTACAAAAACTACCGGTGATGTTAGTGGTGGGCACTTTGCCCGAGATCCGAAGCCgcatccgaacccgatccgaaaaactctaaccaaaatccgaaccgaagtagcaaaatatccgaacggatatTAAATTagaagagattggatatccgaacccgaacgggtaatatccaaacccgaatggatatccgaagataaccgaacatatgtataattaaccatatatttctagtttacatctctcattttatataaaatatttatattgatactacacatactttaagttcatatgatatacatagaattacggagaaaatgattcgctactcacttaaaatgtatgtcaaactttttatttcaagaattaacaaaaagttacatccaaaatttaaaaacaataacaaaattaatgtctttttagtttcaaaatgttacgTCCAAATCTATTGACCattcaatttattaaaaataaaaaattagttaagtgaaggttatatttttaaatacaagaaatttgagaaatgaaaatttaaattttttttttcaaaatctaaatatccgatcccgatccaaaataaccgaattcgaactaaaaatacccgaacccgacccgaagtacagaaatacccgaacgggttttATACCTCTAtaccaaaatacccaaaaatccaaaatatcagatccgaacccgaacggatatccgaacgcccacccctaggtGATGTTGCTCTAAGGACACTAGAATTAATAAAACACTAATTAATACTCGCAAATAacatttcaataaaaaaaaaaaaaacaagtgacatgtggaaaataaaattttactcaAATTCTCAAATAAGAACACATATTTTTTTGAGATATCTCACGTGGCCTAGCGGCAGTACTGAAGGGATTCTCACACATGACTGCCAGAGGTCGCAGGTTCGACTCTCTGTCGGCGGGGTGGTACTGAAACCTCTCCAAAAAAATCCTACGGGGTTTTCCTGGATGCGGGACCCTTCGGGGTGGGGTCAGTCACTATAAAAAGTTTACCCACAACAGTTTTAACCGGGGCGTCTAGCTCTGGTGGTAAAGGACTCACAGCTGTGAGCACCGCCACCTGGATTCGATTTCCGGCCACTGCGGATTTAACATTCGGGCCGCAGCGATACAGATTAGTCTGGGAAACTGTgtgttaatcaaaaaaaaaagaacacatattttttttctctgactttttcttaatttttcatttattttgatttttttaatccaTGAGAACACTTTCAAATACTACTAATGCTGATGGCATAAGATCGAAGTTTTTGGGTTTCAATGAAACTTTCTTAGATTTCAAATAAAGCATGAGCTGGATCCATAGCATTGTATATTATAATGTAAATCATGTTCATATACAAACTACATAGTGGATAAAAACTAGCTAGTTAATTTTTCTTGAtagaattatataattaagtgaTGTCTTAGACTCTTGAGCAACGTTTTACAGACAGTGATTAGCGACAACAAACAACAAGATTGAGAGAGGGCCAAATATGCGAAGGTGCAACAGAATATGCCACAGATGTTATGTGACGGCTGAGAAATTTGTTGAAGCATAAGTTATATGATCTGGCCAGTGACCAAcacaaaaatgaatattttactCTGGATAGCCGTTCTCCTTGTGTCCATGTGGCATTTGGGACATGGGACCTACTAATCTAAATGATTAACTACATCCACTGATTTTTGTGATAATCCTCGTTCGTCGTTCGTCGTTCGTCGTTCGTCGTTCGTCCTTTCTTTGTCATAAACAAAATTtctgtatttagattttttttttgtagactaAAAATGGTGTTTTTTAAAGTGGCTtgtttagtttaaatatttttataatgattttttaccacaatattttataatgctttgatcattattttcttacatATTAAACCCATATATATGAGAAGGGTTGCAGTTGCATAACTACGGTCCACGGATATAAATTGTTTAGTGGGGCCTAGTTGCCAAAAAGGTTAGTAGTGCCTAAATACTAATAGTATAAAAATGGTCATGTGAGACATTTGTAATATCTTCATAAAATGAGGGGAAAATGAAATCGCAATCATGATCTTTTCTAAAGATAACATATTTTACTTATAGGTCTAGTTTgggtttttaatattattttattttttagttgcATTGTTAAATGTATTGTTACCACCAAGATCTAGTTTTCTTATGCAGGATTGTTAGCATTTAACCAAGTAGTTTTGGTCTGTGGCAAAAGGGCTCACATCTGCGAAAACGATCTtgaattaaattttctttgacCATCAGAATCATTgtaaatggtaaaaaaacatagattttgcGGATCTTTTGTAATTAGTAACTAGGTCTATAAATTATTTGGGATCACCACCatgattatcaaaaaaataatgattgttagCATTTGTTTGGTTTATATGGCATCCAATTAAACAGAcgctatatttatttattttgtatgtaACTTCATAAATCTAGTCAaggttatattatatatacatggaACAAGGAAACCGTGAAGGGCTATTACATATTTTAACATATTGACTGGGTAAATGATCTTGTGGACAAAGTTGACCAATTGTATTCTTTTGATGAAATCTTGTAGGttttttatgaatatacatTGTAATCCTAGTGTGATTAGAAAAATCATACGAGTGGTTTGTATTTATCTAGCTTAGAAGCTAGGAATACTCAACCTTGTAAAACTGAATCATTTAAAACTGAACCATTTAAAACtgaacaaaaatccaaaaattaagttaaatttaatatattaaatatactgaataaatgttattttaaaatatttacagtATTTGTATATCGTCCGGTTTATAAATTgatcaaaccgaataaaccgtctaattaaaatattatggtATAATATATGTAAGTTATTTAACACAACGgatcatatatacataatttattttattaatataatcttgatatttaaattactgattTGAATAATTTGTTATCTTGTTTTAAGCTAAAATCTGTGTTCATTTTCTTtcgtttttatcaaattaaaaaaatataaaaaattgttgacatatatttgtgattatttttatttattttaataatattatgatatttctaatttttttcattttatgaaagctatcataattgattaatatttttttactaattagtttttcttagtaattaaataaaatagaaaatacatttaaaagCTAGTTTACTTAAGATACATTAACTATTTAGTAAATCCGGTTTCTAATCATATAAACTACAATTCGGTAATtgttaatataaatatagatatgatatgtttatataaaattgaaaaacccaaaactaaatctatatatatatatatgtataaactgccaaaccaaaatatatggttttaatatgataattattttttataaactgaaatattaaaaaaattgaaaaagcaTAACCGAAACTACTAAAACTCGAATTGAACACCcatagtaaaacaaaaaaaaacttagaaaccAGCTTCTTATTAATAGttgtacatatttatatataaaatcacaCATTACatttttcagagttgttttggTATTAATTTGAAACTTGATATAATATCActtatcttattaaaacataatccTACCTTTGAACATAAtctttcttttgtaaaatttaaattaaatatgcatttttattttatagttaaaccTACCTTaattatctatgtttccaaacaacactataattatctatgtttccaaacaacactaTAATTAATCTTGTGtccgaaaatataaaatattagattttattttttaataattttaacaattttgttttaaattatttagataaattaactatttttctcaaaaaaatcaatcagtaacaaatcaattaaattaatgaattattttatttatatttcataaataatggttataacatttatttatttaagtaacaTAATAATTCAATCATAGCCAATAGCCATTATGTAAcataatatttagatttatgtGTACCTTGACTTGTACCTGGTTCAATAGACTCttgtttttagtattttttagaGGTTTTAAATATAGATACATTTTAAAACCTAAATCGAATTATTGGATCACCGAATTAACCGGTTTGAAcgcggatccggatcgaatttaaaaacactaatttaaatgaaaaagaatatttttaatacataaatgcttataaattaacaaaatatttttttatcataaaatatatcgCACTTGTAAAACTCAGATGAAGATCCAATAtgatattaaaagaaaagatagGTTAGCTGTTTTTACAAAATTCACTCTGGAGGATACAGAAACGTAAGAGGAAACCCTCTCAGGCCCGCTTCCCATGGTGCGCTGCTCAGATGGATCTCTTCTGTCATAGCTCCGCCGTGCCTTCCTCCTTCCTCTGAAGCAGCTCTGCTCTCTCTCCATGGTCTTGATGGTGACTGCTCCCCCATCATATATCAGGCCTCCTCCAGATCCGCCGCCGTTACCGTGTAAGCCCCCTCCGCTTGAAGCTTGCTCTCTTATCATCTCTCCGGAACCTCCAGACTCTACAGCCGCCCTCATTCACCTCCTCGCTCCTCTACACATCCTCGAACCTTCCGTCAGTTCTCTGGTTCCTGTGGTTGCAGTTACTCCTTTAAGTTTCTTTGCAATGACCAAGGGTTTAACCAGATCTGTTTTCGTATCATTTGGAGTGCGAGTTTCTACTATGTGTAGATTTCAGTCCAGTCCCACTTTCCAGATCGAGCCATGGTTTCTCTTTGTAGAAACCTCTCTTTGTTCAGAAGGTAtcttctctgtttcttcttgcAACAAGCCCTACATGGATGAGTATTACCTTGTTTTAGGTATTAGTTGTGTCAAGATGAATCATTTACCTCTGAATGAGGATGTTGCCCTCTCTTTGAATATTCTCTTACCTCTGGTTAAGGATGTTACAAGCTCTCTGCCTTTACCTCAGTATGAGGATCTGACTTTACCTCAGTATGAGGATGTTACTCTGTTTTATCTCCTTTTAGTACCTCAGTATGAGGTTCGTATTAGGACCTTTGTCTTGTCGGCTCTTGTTTCTATGGTTGCAGAGATTGATGCTTTTAGAAATGGAGGTTTTGGATGGTATATCCATGGTATGTACGTAGCCCATGGCTCTCAATGCTCTATTCTATATGTGGTTTCAACCTTTTCTGTCGAAACCTTGGCGCTGCAGGAAGCTCTTCTTGCAGGATCGTGTGCTGGACTCTCAAAGCTTCAAGTATTTTCAGACTCTAATGTCTTCTTCTCTGCCTTGCATTCAGGGATGGGTTTGAATGGGATCGCAGGTTGTCTTCTTGACATCACAAACCTTGCCACTCCCTTGCCTTCTCTGGCTGTTGCTTTTGCTATGTATGTGTTTTTCAGACTATGTTTCACTTTTACTCTCTTTTGAGTTATGAATGAAAGAAAcccttgacaaaaaaaaaaaggttagctgtttttacatattaaaataaactctTCAAATTTGTATACAGCCTGTAtccttacaattttttttttaaaaaaatgacatTTCCATTTGATAGTAATAGCTAAATTGGACTAATTAGTCCaagtaatttatatgttttcccAGAAATAAATCTACTAAAGTGGACAACATTGCATTGACCTTAATTCAATGTGGaaacatataaaacaaaaagaagggGAAAAAATCCACCCTTGATACACCAAACATTTTTTcgattatataaaataaacataacaacataaaagaaaataagGAAAAATATCTTACAGTATGTACGGTACGGTCGGATAAATCGAAGTCTTGTAATAAATCCGACCAGATGAGCCGATATTATTATTGTCTTCGCTCCTTCTCTCTCCATTAGATTCTGTGCTTCTCCGATCAGCTAAGATCCGATCCGCGTCGACGAAAACGTTTCAACTCTGATCAGATCCGATTGAAAATCGAGTTGGGTTGGGGCCATGACTCGTCGATGTTCTCACTGCAACCACAACGGCCACAACTCTCGGACATGTCCCAATCGCGGGGTGAAGCTATTTGGCGTTAGACTCACCGAAGGTTCGATCCGGAAAAGTGCTAGTATGGGGAATCTTAGCCACTACACGGGCTCCGGATCGGGCGGGCATGGGTCGGGTTCTCCTGGTGATGTCCCTGACCATGTCGCTGGTGGTGATGGTTACGCTTCTGAGGATTTCGTTGCTGGCTCTTCTTCCTCTAGCCGCGAGAGAAAGAAAGGTATCCATCTATCTGATTCAATTTACCCCGTTGATccaattcgttttttttttttttttgaggtttTGTGTGTTTGTAGGAACTCCATGGACAGAGGAAGAACACAGGATGTTCTTGTTAGGTTTACAGAAGCTTGGTAAAGGTGATTGGCGTGGCATTTCAAGAAACTATGTGAATACGAGGACACCAACACAAGTTGCTAGCCATGCTCAGAAGTATTTCATTAGACAGTCTAATGTGTCTCGTCGCAAAAGACGTTCTAGTCTCTTTGATATGATTCCTGATGAGGTTAGTCCTTCTTTCGTTACGCCGATATGGTTTAGGTTAGAGATACTGAATCAAAATGGTTCATAAGCTATGgtttatttgattaaataagTCGTATGTTGCTTGGGTTGCCTTCTATTGGATTCTCACGGGAACTTGATCTTGAAATGCTATCCTTTTTGTTCTTCTTTGTCTCCTTATGCTGCAATCTATCCTTGCAGGGAGAAGATGTACCGATGGATCAGCAAGAACCGGAAGCAGAGAACACTCCCGTGGAAACGTTGATGCAAAGTTCTGATTCTGTTCATCAGACACTTGCTTTTAGCTCCCGTCAAGCACCA encodes:
- the LOC111212384 gene encoding uncharacterized protein LOC111212384 isoform X3, producing MVLMVTAPPSYIRPPPDPPPLPCKPPPLEACSLIISPEPPDSTAALIHLLAPLHILEPSVSSLVPVVAVTPLSFFAMTKGLTRSVFVSFGVRVSTMCRFQSSPTFQIEPWFLFVETSLCSEEIDAFRNGGFGWYIHGSSSCRIVCWTLKASSIFRL
- the LOC111212384 gene encoding uncharacterized protein LOC111212384 isoform X2 yields the protein MVLMVTAPPSYIRPPPDPPPLPCKPPPLEACSLIISPEPPDSTAALIHLLAPLHILEPSVSSLVPVVAVTPLSFFAMTKGLTRSVFVSFGVRVSTMCRFQSSPTFQIEPWFLFVETSLCSEEIDAFRNGGFGWYIHGMYVAHGSQCSILYVVSTFSVETLALQEALLAGSCAGLSKLQVFSDSNVFFSALHSGMGLNGIAGCLLDITNLATPLPSLAVAFAMYVFFRLCFTFTLF
- the LOC111212384 gene encoding uncharacterized protein LOC111212384 isoform X1, whose product is MVLMVTAPPSYIRPPPDPPPLPCKPPPLEACSLIISPEPPDSTAALIHLLAPLHILEPSVSSLVPVVAVTPLSFFAMTKGLTRSVFVSFGVRVSTMCRFQSSPTFQIEPWFLFVETSLCSEGIFSVSSCNKPYMDEYYLVLGISCVKMNHLPLNEDVALSLNILLPLVKDVTSSLPLPQYEDLTLPQYEDVTLFYLLLVPQYEVRIRTFVLSALVSMVAEIDAFRNGGFGWYIHGSSSCRIVCWTLKASSIFRL
- the LOC106416402 gene encoding transcription factor KUA1-like, which produces MTRRCSHCNHNGHNSRTCPNRGVKLFGVRLTEGSIRKSASMGNLSHYTGSGSGGHGSGSPGDVPDHVAGGDGYASEDFVAGSSSSSRERKKGTPWTEEEHRMFLLGLQKLGKGDWRGISRNYVNTRTPTQVASHAQKYFIRQSNVSRRKRRSSLFDMIPDEGEDVPMDQQEPEAENTPVETLMQSSDSVHQTLAFSSRQAPSILEIDECESMDSTNSTTGEPSSIAAAASSSTSILEETTQPQLQSFPILYPAYFSPYYPFPYPIWPAGYVPEPTKKEETHEILRPTAVHSKAPINVDELLGMSKLSLGESKKKNGESDQSLSLKLGTRQSAFQPNPSSDCSDITNVVHAV